In one window of Chryseobacterium sp. JV274 DNA:
- a CDS encoding ComEC/Rec2 family competence protein, producing MKLQKQPLLILVICFILGIFFQEKMVLTGIALYLVIVICLIILAAICFHSYFLHKIKAFLLGLLFFGTGIILHFHNTFSADVSSFVKKKETVTFTISQKLNTTEKYKKYEGTAQVGNTTFNSIVYVPKDIKELDFLHYYKAEAYITQPKTPQYDFQFHYARYLRRKHINYQVYLSKEIVSAERDDLTPADKLRQYRFLVLKNIDETGISGKTKEFLKGIILADRTEIDADTVQDFNKSGLVHFLAISGTHIVVIFGMFYFLLIRCIPLKFRKYAVVLSLVFIWLFAAFIGFGNSVLRSCIMLSVYFIFVLLQRKPDLLHSLALSAFFILTGDTQQFFDVGFQLSFLAVLGIFWLNQPLLKYFPKQDNYLKKLLFNTITISLSAQLATLPLVLYYFHQFSFISIVANIVIVPFSEIIIVFSFLMTALISFGIDFELINGIYDFVIQILLKIIHWFAEVDVLFFENIPMNGLEVLSVFMIVYLLRSVILKFNVKNSSRLMMAVVVFLIIRTGSNVFENQREEVLIHTFNKTNIFSIKRGDKACFWISDMENKDKVLQFVVKPYCSSRRINHFELKTFSDSVQKVVFRNESYDLR from the coding sequence TTGAAATTGCAAAAGCAGCCTCTTCTTATTCTGGTTATATGTTTTATTCTTGGAATTTTTTTTCAAGAGAAAATGGTATTGACAGGTATTGCACTTTATTTGGTTATTGTGATTTGCCTGATTATTTTGGCTGCAATATGTTTTCATTCTTATTTCTTACATAAAATCAAAGCTTTTTTGCTGGGACTTCTATTCTTTGGAACAGGGATTATTCTTCATTTTCATAATACTTTTTCAGCGGATGTTTCTTCATTTGTAAAGAAAAAAGAAACAGTTACTTTTACAATCTCTCAAAAATTAAATACTACTGAGAAATATAAAAAATATGAAGGGACAGCACAGGTAGGAAACACAACTTTTAACTCAATAGTGTATGTTCCGAAGGATATCAAAGAGTTGGATTTTCTTCATTATTACAAAGCGGAAGCTTATATAACACAACCAAAAACGCCCCAATATGATTTTCAGTTCCACTATGCCAGATATTTGAGACGAAAACATATTAATTATCAGGTTTATCTTTCAAAAGAAATTGTATCTGCAGAACGTGATGATTTAACTCCTGCAGATAAGCTGCGCCAATATAGATTTTTGGTTCTCAAAAATATTGATGAAACCGGAATTTCAGGAAAAACCAAAGAATTTTTAAAAGGAATCATTCTGGCAGACCGTACAGAGATTGATGCAGATACTGTACAGGATTTCAATAAATCCGGACTGGTTCATTTTCTCGCTATTTCCGGAACTCATATTGTGGTTATTTTCGGGATGTTTTACTTTTTGCTGATTCGTTGTATTCCCTTAAAATTCAGAAAATATGCAGTCGTTCTAAGCCTGGTTTTTATTTGGCTGTTTGCTGCTTTTATCGGATTTGGAAATTCAGTGCTGCGTTCCTGTATCATGCTGAGTGTCTATTTTATTTTTGTATTGCTTCAGCGGAAACCAGACCTGCTTCATTCATTGGCTTTATCCGCTTTTTTTATTTTGACTGGAGATACACAGCAGTTTTTCGATGTAGGATTCCAGCTCAGTTTTTTGGCCGTTTTGGGGATTTTTTGGCTGAATCAGCCTCTCTTGAAATATTTTCCAAAACAAGATAATTACCTTAAAAAACTACTGTTTAATACCATTACAATATCTTTATCTGCTCAATTGGCAACACTTCCTTTGGTACTGTACTACTTTCATCAGTTTTCATTCATTTCAATCGTTGCAAATATTGTCATTGTTCCTTTTTCAGAAATAATCATCGTTTTTTCATTCCTAATGACAGCTCTTATTTCTTTTGGGATTGACTTTGAACTTATAAATGGGATATATGATTTTGTTATTCAGATTTTGCTGAAAATAATCCATTGGTTTGCTGAGGTTGATGTATTATTCTTTGAAAACATTCCAATGAACGGATTGGAGGTGCTGTCAGTGTTTATGATTGTCTATTTATTAAGATCAGTCATCTTAAAATTCAATGTTAAAAATTCTTCAAGACTGATGATGGCTGTCGTCGTATTTCTGATTATAAGAACGGGAAGTAATGTGTTTGAAAATCAGAGAGAAGAGGTGTTGATTCATACATTCAACAAAACCAATATTTTTTCAATAAAAAGGGGAGATAAGGCTTGTTTCTGGATTTCGGATATGGAAAATAAGGACAAGGTTTTACAGTTTGTTGTGAAGCCTTACTGCTCTTCTCGAAGAATAAATCATTTTGAACTTAAAACCTTTTCAGATTCAGTTCAAAAAGTAGTTTTCAGGAATGAGAGTTACGATTTGAGATAA
- a CDS encoding glycoside hydrolase family 99 protein: MNYCNRFLVLLTFTLFFSNSFAQQNNTRDKVQIFYYGWYGNPETDGSYQHWNHEILPHWSNPKWNNLGHHKGGDDIGANFYPALGNYSSNDSKIIEKHMRMIKESGVGVVVVSWLGKDSFTDKSLIKYLDIADHFDLKIAFHIEPFYKNTSELKEQLSYLVKTYSGHHAFYKKEGKPLFYVYDSYKISKEEWSEMLSKDGEKTVRNTDLDALYIGLWVEKDDAKFFDSSGFDGFYTYFASEGFVYGSTTANWNFMAQYAKDHHMIFIPCVGPGYSDTRIRPWNEANFKSRNNGKYYENMFDAAIKVNPDFIGITSFNEWHEGTQIEPAIPKKVGDFKYEDYGKDPLFYIKETKRLADKFLKKK, translated from the coding sequence ATGAATTATTGTAACCGTTTTCTGGTATTACTGACATTTACATTATTCTTCTCAAACAGTTTTGCACAGCAGAACAATACAAGAGATAAAGTTCAGATATTCTATTATGGCTGGTATGGAAATCCTGAAACGGACGGAAGTTATCAGCATTGGAACCATGAAATCCTTCCTCACTGGAGTAATCCGAAGTGGAACAATCTCGGACATCATAAAGGCGGAGATGATATTGGGGCCAATTTTTATCCTGCACTTGGAAATTATAGCTCGAATGATTCAAAGATCATTGAAAAGCATATGAGAATGATCAAAGAATCTGGAGTGGGAGTAGTTGTTGTCAGCTGGCTGGGGAAAGATTCATTTACGGATAAAAGTCTTATCAAATACCTCGATATTGCCGATCATTTTGATTTAAAAATTGCATTTCACATTGAGCCGTTTTATAAAAATACTTCGGAATTAAAAGAACAGCTTTCTTATCTCGTAAAAACATATTCCGGTCATCACGCCTTCTATAAAAAGGAAGGAAAACCATTGTTTTATGTTTACGACAGTTATAAAATTTCTAAAGAAGAATGGTCTGAAATGCTATCTAAAGACGGAGAAAAAACCGTTAGAAATACAGATCTAGATGCTCTTTACATTGGATTATGGGTTGAAAAAGACGATGCAAAGTTTTTTGATTCATCCGGATTTGATGGTTTCTATACTTATTTTGCCAGTGAAGGTTTTGTATATGGAAGCACAACGGCTAACTGGAATTTTATGGCCCAATATGCTAAAGACCATCATATGATTTTTATTCCTTGTGTTGGTCCAGGTTATTCGGATACCAGAATCCGCCCATGGAACGAAGCTAATTTCAAAAGCAGAAACAATGGGAAGTATTACGAAAATATGTTTGATGCTGCCATCAAAGTAAATCCGGACTTCATCGGAATCACATCATTCAATGAATGGCATGAAGGAACACAGATAGAACCTGCTATTCCTAAAAAAGTGGGAGATTTCAAATATGAAGATTATGGGAAAGATCCTTTATTTTATATCAAAGAAACGAAGCGTTTGGCGGATAAATTTCTGAAAAAGAAATAA
- the lpxB gene encoding lipid-A-disaccharide synthase: protein MKYYIIAGEASGDLHGSNLMKALKQKDPNAEFRFWGGDLMKAQGGTLVKHYRDLAFMGFLEVVMNLRTILNNIKFCKEDIRKNRPDVLILVDYPGFNLRIARFAKELGIKVVYYISPQLWAWKEGRVETIKKYVDEMMVILPFEEDFYRKHGVHSHFVGHPLLDAISDLQEISIESFKSEHGLNEKEIIALLPGSREQEVEKMLEIMLSVRPHFKNYQFVIAGAPSLPKEFYQKYVDDNVHFVSNKTYDLLRCSKAALVTSGTATLETALLNIPEVVCYRGSKISYAIAKRLVKNINYISLVNLIMDREVVKELIQNDLNTKNLVEELSKIIEGEKRTQVLNDYSLLREKLGGKGASDHAAEVILKV from the coding sequence ATGAAGTATTATATTATTGCAGGAGAAGCTTCAGGTGATTTGCACGGAAGCAACTTGATGAAAGCCTTAAAACAAAAGGATCCGAATGCGGAGTTTAGGTTTTGGGGTGGTGATCTGATGAAAGCTCAGGGCGGAACACTGGTAAAACATTACCGTGACCTTGCTTTTATGGGGTTTCTGGAAGTGGTGATGAATCTCAGAACCATTCTGAATAATATCAAATTCTGTAAAGAGGATATTCGGAAGAACAGACCTGATGTTTTGATTTTGGTTGATTATCCCGGGTTCAACCTGAGGATTGCCAGATTTGCCAAAGAACTTGGTATCAAAGTCGTGTATTATATTTCTCCGCAGCTTTGGGCATGGAAAGAAGGACGGGTAGAAACTATCAAAAAATATGTGGATGAAATGATGGTGATTCTTCCTTTTGAAGAAGATTTTTACAGAAAACATGGAGTTCATTCTCACTTTGTAGGCCATCCTTTGCTGGATGCTATTTCGGATCTGCAGGAAATCAGTATTGAAAGTTTCAAATCGGAGCACGGACTGAACGAAAAAGAAATCATTGCGCTTCTGCCAGGTTCCAGAGAACAGGAAGTGGAAAAAATGCTTGAAATAATGCTTTCCGTAAGACCGCATTTTAAAAACTATCAGTTTGTAATTGCCGGAGCACCGAGTCTTCCTAAAGAGTTTTATCAGAAATATGTGGATGATAATGTTCATTTTGTATCCAACAAAACATATGATTTGTTAAGATGTTCCAAAGCAGCTCTTGTTACTTCCGGAACAGCTACCTTAGAAACAGCCTTGTTAAATATTCCTGAAGTGGTTTGTTACCGTGGAAGTAAGATTTCCTATGCTATTGCTAAAAGATTAGTGAAAAACATTAATTATATTTCTCTGGTTAATCTTATCATGGACAGAGAAGTGGTGAAAGAATTAATACAAAATGATCTGAATACTAAAAACCTGGTCGAAGAACTCAGTAAAATCATAGAAGGAGAAAAAAGAACTCAGGTTCTGAATGATTACAGCCTTCTGAGAGAAAAACTGGGTGGAAAAGGTGCCAGTGACCATGCTGCTGAGGTAATATTAAAAGTTTGA
- a CDS encoding DUF2480 family protein — MSEEFEIRNKIAESGLINFDLATLLPKGERKGIDLKDFLFQEMILKEKDFREKVEAIDTELYKDSYIYIYNSVDTIIPLWAYFVLTAKLTDVAKKIVFGSREDLDVILMHNAIQTHDFEEMRGKRVLVKGCSDKDIPENAYIELVEQLKPIVKSLMFGEACSNVPIIKN; from the coding sequence ATGTCAGAAGAATTTGAAATCCGGAATAAAATTGCCGAAAGCGGCCTTATCAATTTTGACCTTGCCACTTTACTTCCAAAGGGAGAAAGAAAAGGTATTGACCTTAAAGATTTTCTTTTTCAGGAAATGATCCTCAAAGAAAAAGATTTTCGTGAAAAGGTAGAGGCTATAGATACTGAACTATACAAAGACTCATACATATACATTTACAATTCTGTAGATACGATTATCCCGCTTTGGGCTTATTTTGTATTGACCGCAAAACTTACTGATGTTGCCAAAAAAATAGTCTTCGGAAGCCGGGAGGATCTTGATGTTATTTTAATGCACAATGCTATCCAGACGCATGATTTTGAAGAAATGAGAGGCAAAAGAGTTCTGGTAAAAGGCTGTTCAGATAAAGATATTCCTGAAAATGCATATATAGAACTGGTTGAACAGTTAAAACCCATTGTAAAATCCCTGATGTTTGGAGAAGCCTGTTCTAATGTTCCTATCATAAAGAACTAA
- a CDS encoding protein O-mannosyl-transferase family: MNKYLSAVFLFIIFLGIYYFGSFSKIPFADCVGFVLSAEKGIWETTASATSHFLYINTVIFIKNLAGINAIEASRFLVVSSGAATVSVIYLTVKSISKTEWASLTAAFIFGFSFSFWRNAEIVEVYTYNSLWVSLFFFSMIKSVIEKKRIYILLSSLFLGISLWVHIQNILLIPSLLVFLFYFRNEKKYAVASLFIFAALFSSLFILNISQGLPFKSPYSSDQGTWVEDSLKKSTVQYVKDFFQSFAYLIYNFNVFTFFGVAGVLMLYKTNRKMFFVFAAGAVCVYGFSTFYAVSDNYVFFLPFNIIFALSIGYGLSSAKYARLRRFSWVCLLIPAGYLLFYKVAFLTEKGKEFHTSKEYKGGLDYYVLPWMNNNVGILEFTIDKKQAPEPIEWMTISAVEYIKVLKSKGYTEEQIRKL, encoded by the coding sequence ATGAACAAATATTTATCAGCTGTATTTTTGTTTATTATTTTTCTTGGTATCTACTATTTCGGAAGTTTTTCAAAAATTCCTTTTGCCGATTGTGTAGGATTTGTGTTGAGTGCAGAAAAAGGGATATGGGAAACAACTGCTTCAGCAACCAGTCACTTTTTATATATCAATACTGTTATCTTTATTAAAAATCTGGCGGGTATTAATGCTATTGAAGCAAGCCGGTTTTTGGTTGTTTCTTCAGGAGCAGCCACAGTTTCCGTTATTTATCTCACTGTAAAAAGTATTTCAAAAACAGAATGGGCATCGCTTACAGCCGCCTTTATTTTCGGTTTCAGTTTCTCATTTTGGAGAAATGCAGAGATAGTAGAAGTATATACTTACAATTCCCTGTGGGTAAGCCTTTTTTTCTTTTCAATGATAAAAAGTGTTATTGAAAAGAAAAGAATTTACATCCTGTTAAGCAGTCTGTTTTTAGGGATCAGCTTATGGGTTCATATTCAAAATATACTGCTGATACCTTCTTTATTAGTCTTCTTATTTTATTTCAGAAACGAAAAGAAATATGCAGTGGCTTCACTATTCATTTTTGCAGCATTGTTTAGCTCTTTATTTATTCTGAATATCTCCCAGGGACTTCCCTTCAAATCACCGTATAGCTCTGATCAGGGAACATGGGTGGAAGATTCTTTGAAAAAAAGTACAGTTCAGTATGTGAAAGATTTTTTCCAGTCTTTTGCTTATCTTATTTATAATTTCAATGTATTTACATTTTTCGGAGTCGCAGGTGTTCTGATGTTATACAAGACTAATCGAAAAATGTTTTTTGTTTTTGCTGCAGGGGCTGTCTGCGTATACGGATTTTCAACGTTTTATGCAGTATCAGATAATTACGTTTTCTTTTTGCCTTTTAATATAATTTTTGCTTTGTCTATCGGCTATGGACTTTCCTCCGCAAAATATGCCCGCCTGAGAAGATTTTCATGGGTATGTCTGTTGATTCCTGCTGGGTATCTTCTCTTTTATAAAGTCGCATTCTTAACAGAAAAAGGGAAAGAATTTCATACATCCAAGGAGTACAAAGGCGGTCTGGATTATTATGTTCTTCCATGGATGAATAACAATGTAGGGATTCTGGAGTTTACCATTGATAAAAAACAAGCACCCGAACCAATTGAATGGATGACAATAAGTGCTGTAGAATACATTAAGGTGCTAAAAAGCAAAGGCTATACAGAAGAACAGATCAGAAAACTTTAA
- a CDS encoding DUF937 domain-containing protein: protein MSLIDLLTGNTGNQVAEQAENKFGISKNQVIALLAVAAPLIISYLRNKSQDAKEAEALNNALDKDHNGSILNDTSQIEARQAEGGSILDHIFGGQKSTVENQLSQNTGISIDKIGPILAMLAPVVMGYIGQQKQQSNVGAGGLGDLLGGILGNASNQAQAQQSNPLNDILGSVLGGGGQAQSSGNPLNDILGSVLGGGGNQQQGGGGLGSILGNILGGK from the coding sequence ATGAGTTTAATTGACCTACTTACAGGGAACACAGGCAACCAGGTTGCTGAACAGGCTGAAAATAAATTCGGAATCAGCAAAAATCAGGTAATCGCCCTATTAGCAGTAGCTGCACCTCTTATTATTTCTTACCTTAGAAATAAATCTCAGGATGCTAAAGAAGCAGAAGCTTTAAATAATGCTTTAGATAAAGACCATAACGGAAGTATCTTAAATGACACTTCTCAGATTGAAGCAAGACAGGCCGAGGGCGGATCTATTCTTGATCATATCTTTGGAGGGCAAAAAAGTACGGTTGAAAACCAGCTTTCACAGAACACAGGAATTTCTATTGACAAAATAGGTCCTATCCTGGCGATGCTGGCACCTGTTGTAATGGGTTACATCGGACAGCAGAAGCAACAGAGCAATGTAGGCGCAGGAGGTCTTGGAGATCTTTTAGGAGGAATTCTTGGGAATGCTTCCAACCAGGCTCAGGCTCAGCAATCTAATCCTTTAAATGACATTCTTGGAAGTGTTTTAGGAGGTGGCGGACAAGCTCAATCATCCGGAAATCCTCTGAACGATATACTTGGAAGTGTATTGGGCGGTGGTGGAAACCAACAGCAAGGCGGCGGCGGTTTAGGCAGCATTCTTGGTAATATTCTTGGTGGTAAATAA
- a CDS encoding 30S ribosomal protein THX — protein MGKGDKKSRRGKINSGSYGKRRPKKASKSFVASEEKSKK, from the coding sequence ATGGGAAAAGGAGACAAAAAATCAAGAAGAGGAAAAATCAATTCCGGAAGCTATGGTAAAAGAAGACCTAAAAAAGCCTCGAAATCTTTTGTTGCTTCTGAAGAAAAATCTAAAAAGTAA
- a CDS encoding MATE family efflux transporter produces MTKYVEFLKKAFSGEETDFTKVNIRSAVLLLAIPMMLEMAMESVFALVDLYFVGHLKESGFAIQTVGLTESVLSVMYSIAIGMSMAATALVARRIGEKNPEQASRSAAQVLLVSFAITFVLSLLGVIYAEEILILMGSKPEAAAYGKDFTRIMMSSSTIIMLLFLINGIFRGAGNAMIAMKSLWIANIANIILCPILIKGLGPVPALGLTGAALATTIGRSIGVIYQLYHLLVADTQIRIKIPYFKPNYELIKSIVKIATPGIFQFVIASCSWIFLAELVATTGGENASAGYQTALRLMMFFMLPAWGLSNAASTLVGQNMGANEMLRAEQSVMKTVKYNVIFMLIVSLIFIFMGNFLVGFFTQETAIKDFAKNALQIMSTGFIFYGIGMVMINAFNGAGDTWTPTWVNLFGFWLFQIPLAYFLSKYLEMGPKGVFISIPAAETLITIVAFILFKKGKWKTIKV; encoded by the coding sequence ATGACAAAATATGTTGAATTTTTGAAAAAAGCATTCAGTGGCGAAGAAACCGACTTTACGAAGGTGAATATCAGAAGTGCTGTATTGCTTTTAGCGATCCCAATGATGCTGGAAATGGCTATGGAATCTGTATTCGCGCTGGTTGACCTATATTTTGTCGGACACCTGAAAGAAAGTGGTTTTGCTATTCAAACTGTAGGACTTACCGAATCTGTACTTTCTGTGATGTATTCTATTGCGATCGGTATGAGTATGGCGGCAACAGCTTTAGTGGCAAGACGAATCGGGGAGAAAAATCCGGAGCAGGCTTCCAGAAGTGCTGCACAGGTATTACTGGTGTCATTTGCTATTACTTTCGTTTTAAGTTTACTGGGAGTGATTTATGCTGAGGAAATCCTGATTTTAATGGGCTCAAAGCCGGAAGCGGCAGCCTATGGAAAGGATTTTACCAGAATTATGATGAGCAGCAGTACAATCATTATGCTGTTATTTTTAATTAATGGTATTTTCAGAGGTGCAGGAAATGCGATGATTGCTATGAAAAGCTTGTGGATCGCGAATATTGCCAATATTATTCTGTGCCCTATACTGATAAAAGGTTTAGGACCCGTTCCCGCTTTGGGATTGACAGGGGCAGCTTTGGCAACTACAATAGGACGAAGTATCGGAGTAATTTACCAGTTGTATCATCTTTTAGTAGCGGATACCCAAATCCGCATAAAGATTCCTTATTTTAAACCGAATTATGAATTAATCAAATCCATTGTAAAGATCGCAACTCCTGGAATCTTTCAGTTTGTTATCGCTTCATGCAGCTGGATTTTCCTCGCAGAATTGGTAGCGACTACAGGGGGCGAAAATGCATCGGCAGGCTATCAGACGGCTTTAAGACTGATGATGTTCTTTATGCTTCCGGCCTGGGGACTGAGCAATGCGGCGTCTACGCTGGTAGGGCAGAATATGGGAGCAAACGAAATGCTGAGAGCAGAACAATCAGTAATGAAAACTGTAAAATATAATGTCATCTTTATGTTGATTGTAAGTCTGATATTTATTTTTATGGGCAATTTTTTAGTTGGTTTTTTCACTCAGGAAACGGCTATTAAAGATTTTGCTAAAAATGCTCTTCAGATTATGAGTACAGGATTTATTTTCTACGGAATCGGGATGGTAATGATCAACGCATTCAATGGAGCCGGCGATACCTGGACACCTACCTGGGTTAATCTTTTTGGATTCTGGCTGTTTCAGATTCCTCTGGCGTATTTTCTGTCAAAATATCTTGAAATGGGTCCAAAAGGAGTCTTTATTTCAATTCCTGCCGCAGAAACCCTGATTACAATAGTTGCGTTTATCTTATTCAAAAAAGGAAAATGGAAAACGATTAAGGTTTAA
- a CDS encoding DUF2975 domain-containing protein: protein MKLIGEKSVSTVLNKILLAVSIAQLLYLGYLIFGFIMVYLNIHQDTQYFSDTFKTGDFNNEVPKTAADSLTFEFNIPLTGSVIRGNYTLYTFISIIFFIGFYSLFTFYLFRIFKGMSKEIIFNIKVIRDLRLFSILNIIFVPVYCAVLYFMDKSVYSIDPMFILLHLTLGIMILFIMEFFKKGYELQTENDLTI from the coding sequence ATGAAATTAATTGGTGAAAAATCTGTCTCCACAGTTTTAAATAAAATTCTGCTGGCTGTCTCAATAGCTCAGCTGCTGTATTTAGGTTACTTAATTTTTGGATTCATTATGGTATATCTCAATATACATCAAGACACACAGTATTTCTCAGATACTTTTAAAACCGGGGATTTCAACAATGAAGTCCCAAAAACAGCTGCTGACTCATTAACCTTTGAATTCAACATACCATTAACCGGTTCTGTAATCAGAGGAAACTATACCCTGTATACCTTTATTTCAATTATATTTTTCATTGGGTTTTACAGTCTGTTTACTTTTTATCTGTTCAGAATTTTCAAAGGAATGAGCAAAGAGATTATTTTTAATATAAAAGTAATCCGAGACCTCAGACTATTTTCTATCCTCAATATAATTTTCGTCCCGGTTTATTGTGCCGTTTTATATTTCATGGATAAATCTGTATACAGTATAGATCCGATGTTTATATTACTTCACCTCACCTTAGGAATAATGATCCTTTTCATTATGGAGTTTTTTAAAAAGGGGTATGAATTACAAACTGAAAATGACTTAACAATATAA
- a CDS encoding helix-turn-helix domain-containing protein yields MPIIINIDVMLAKRKMQSQELAEKIGITQANLSILKNGKAKALKISTLEAICTALDCQPGDILEFKP; encoded by the coding sequence ATGCCGATCATTATCAATATTGATGTAATGCTTGCAAAAAGAAAAATGCAATCCCAGGAATTGGCTGAAAAAATAGGGATTACACAGGCCAATCTATCCATTTTAAAAAACGGAAAAGCCAAAGCTTTAAAAATTTCAACGTTAGAAGCCATCTGTACAGCACTGGATTGCCAGCCTGGTGATATATTAGAATTTAAACCTTAA
- a CDS encoding ankyrin repeat domain-containing protein: MKLSLTLRTIILTLVVFSTFTSAQELTNEHKQMLKYDNTAYFNTLINKNNINTCYQIENNTYTLLGLAIKMNSKEIFQKLIDEKADLDKVCDGKTPLMFAAKYGNTEFTKKLLANGAKKEIKTSAGYTALDYARKYEKPEIIKLLE; the protein is encoded by the coding sequence ATGAAACTCAGTTTAACCTTAAGAACAATCATTTTGACATTGGTTGTATTTTCAACATTTACAAGTGCTCAAGAACTGACTAATGAACACAAACAAATGTTGAAGTATGACAATACCGCTTATTTTAATACTCTGATCAATAAAAATAACATCAATACCTGTTATCAAATTGAAAACAACACCTATACTTTATTAGGCTTAGCCATTAAAATGAACAGTAAAGAGATATTCCAAAAACTGATTGATGAAAAAGCAGATTTGGACAAAGTATGTGACGGAAAGACCCCCTTGATGTTTGCCGCAAAATATGGAAATACAGAATTTACAAAGAAACTCCTGGCCAATGGAGCAAAAAAAGAGATTAAAACATCAGCAGGCTACACAGCTCTGGATTATGCCCGAAAATATGAGAAACCAGAAATCATTAAGCTTTTAGAGTAA